catatagatttaaaaaaaagttcaccAAGAAGCTCCCATATCAACAGGACAACCAAAGGAGAAATCAGTGTGGATCGACCACAAATCCTATCGTGTGATTCGAGAACAGTCACGTTAATAGAAGCTTCAGAGAGGTTCCTAGCAGATATACCACTCCCAATCACGATCTCGGAAGACTGCACCACATTGTTCTGCTTCTGGAGAAGCACTGAGATCGTGCCTGCAAGACATGTTACAATGAATCATTCATCAAATCTCTTtccaaattaaagaaaaaaatattcttgtatCAGGAAATCATGAGATTTGGAAAGCAAAAACATATACACACCGCATACAACCCTAACAcacatatttgattttaatctAAAACCGGAATGCAAAATCTCAATTACCATCAGGAAGATCATCGGTAAACAAAATATTCTTATCCATTGAAGAAACAGAACAGATTTCCAAAATTCGTGAAAAGATCAACTAAACGATCTGATAAAAGAGGAAATTTGAAAATCTACAGAGATTGGAGCGAAGCTTATCGTATCAACTCATTGTAAAAACGCGAGATCGAATTATTCAATAGCGACGACTCATAAACGAACAGAACTTTGAGATTAGGGATCGGAATACGGCAAGAGTGTATGGCTTCGTTCCCACAGATCTTGCAATTTCGTGATCGCtgcattttttcttcttttcttttttttttatagatttcagATGAAAGAATCGGAGGCGTCGACGTGAATACTGGATTCAATGTGAATAACAATTATggcataattaaaaaaaaacatttaaccaCATGGAAGGTCAAGAGATAACGACTGGGAAGACAAAGAGATGAGATTATGAATAGCAGAGACGGTGAGGTTAAGTTCTGGAAGAAAAGATAACATTAAACGTGAGTTTCACTAATCTATCAAACCAAACGCTAAACTCAGAAATCAGACCAAATTCATAACCTAGTCGACCAAACAAAACCGGACAATAAATGGGACCTACAATCTTTATTATTTGCATACGTGGATGCTTTTAGAAGAGAGAAAAGTCCcccattatatatatgtttagtaaaGGCCCTTTGGTTCTTGATTTTCTTTCACATCACTTGATAGATATTTTCAACGACACAGTTAAGGTTCTTGTCTTTATCTCAAATACACATGGCTCTTTGTCACTATCTCAGACACACATGGATCTTAGATACGATAGGTAAATTGACATTTTCATTATTTAAGTTTCCTTATCTATAGCTCTTTGTGACAACCTCTCATAGGTTTTTATTTAACCCCCTTGAAGCTAAGACAAACCATTATGTCTCTATTCTTCAGTCTAAATCCATAAACAACAATACTCCAATGTTCTTTTCGATTTATCTGTTCTTGCTTATTGCAGTTAGTTAGCtccttaattttatatattcctaTTCTCGGTCGAggcataattaagaaaaaaagggTTTAGTGTTGTGAACGAAGGGTTTTTAGACTGAATATTTTCGTATGTCTCTGTATATTATTActcaatcaaagtgttcccttatataggggttacaaggaataggaaaaagaaaattatccaaaacctaatacaacatgaaataggaaaagatctaaaacagatAAATGGAAAACATCTAGATCTAAGGTCGGCCAAAGGataggccgactctctctcctcttggacacggctgtggttgggcctggtcgtggcctgatgggccagcctggtcgtggcctgatggaccatctcttcttgtcttggttaatggcaatccacaatgttcataacactcccccttggatgccataaccatacaggatttgtagtacgcttaatgttgcctcattaaaaacttatcaggaaaacccagtgggacaaaaccatgatgaaggaaaaagagtacaacacgcactactccccctgatgtgaacctcggtgtaggttctacatactACGCATCTTGATGCGTGATCTATCTTGTCTGTGTAGGaagggagtaatcggccagtttcATTACTGCACCGTAATTAAGACCACTTAgacctcttaggtcgtttctcatgtcccttgacattgagtgtcccgtttgaagcatgtgtgctaagcaATGTGAACCACATTGTCCTCGGGAATCACATGTTGGTCtttgcaaaaacgtgtttgcATCTGTCCATAGTCTAAACGTGACTGTCTACTTATCAAACTCCTTTACTTAGGTCGGACAGACCAAGTATTTATGGACAGCATACTAAATATGGTTTATCATTCGACCATGTTTCAATCTGGTCGATCTATGTCCAGGTCATAGACCTTGTCTATACATGTTCACTACTTGTTTCATGAATGTTCAAGATCAATCATTGCTGTGGCTCTTAGGCCGGACACACTCATGGATGTGGGCATTGATTCCTTTGCCTTAGGTAATGCCATATGATGGCGTCTCATGACCTTAGTTGttgtggatcatatcacacgcTTAATATATATTGTTAGGTCATGGATCTTGACTCCACGGGCTTACAATACTTTTGGTATCCGACCGGGAAGGGTAGATCAAATATCTCCTATTATTCTCACGACAAAGTCTTGTGTAGGTTACACAGCAGCTGTAAACTATTCTGCTATCCCGGATCCTtaagggatctgatgtcggattACAACCTGTTGGTTGATCTTTTATACTAGCCGTGATCAAAGGATATGAGTCGGACATCCTTGGTAGAAGGGGCCGGACGCTTATAGCCTGAGGGCTGGACTCTTTTGGTCAGAGAGCCGGATGCTCTTAGCtggtgtgctggacgtttttagcCAGACACCCGTATAGATTTCATTCTATatctactaacctcttttaggtttagtataagcacaaggaatttctttataaattctcatatatatatggactgttattggattgtcttttacacaactccaagatcaatgatcatgtgtgatcaatttcttttatatactttatgcagctgcttttgcttcagtccatgaatcagcttaggaacaaagctgttCTCTTGTcttatcttatccagtgatccatatgctgcttactacatttagtgtatctattttctttcttatgactaGACTTGGTTTAATatcgaaaatctgtagcagcaatcaccacataggagttcatctccttataatatgttcctttgatctctgtgagtaccttgtgtaaacaagctatgatctaatgctgttaatATGAAGACATAGACACTCTAGGCCACGTGATCATGTGtcctctctcacggtttctttatctcacaagatccatctatttcactggtttatcagatggcgtttctgtatatgtacatggccaatacgctcatctctctttagatactttgaacctccacgtttatctttctattattttataatatttatgattctatgattgtatgatgagtactcattcgtgggtacatgatcctcgcttatgttcaagtgctattctcttatgtatctttatacaaatgtgtgtgtcgacactttcatgtgattccactatgttccagacatgatctgatcactttgagatttcattatccaggacctttgttacctagcagcttggcgtcccaagactacttggtttggtaccttagatgtgtagctggccagcctttatctctatgtctggtatggtttctcttatcatgacttcggatctgtctatgcaccttttctttctatccgagtttctttactcttatggaacacttggcctatcttgtatagactctatagcaacttgattatgtctcttctaggacattcatttggtgctaagctggttagtcatttctcgggtcagtgtctggcatttcgaATAGCATCTTAATTAGCTATctttataatctttctttggacgtcttaaatcataatctctagtccgaggatctttgccaagacaatgatggttaaaaccattcttatcattcttttatccagcttataatctttctcctttaatgtttggatagaCGGATGCAATCCGTGTACTTGGCCACAATCCGATCACCCATGTTTGGCTcaagttttctttataaatcgtgagagaaagtaatactcctatccaacatatattcccgatcctcttctgaggttccatcttagacgacacatatatgtatgtggtggttttatctcagaatctcttaagatggtttgtctggttttaatgacccgtattcattctttagatgggaatatctatgctcacttatatggcctgatgcatattatcattctatacatgtaaatcataatgtccccaagcttatagataatggccgaaccttttataggtaatggtctTTCCAGCCGGTTATGGCCTTTGCGGCCAGACCGTTgtctctcatggtctcttcggcTTCTATGACCGAGTCATGGACTGTGTGCGGACAAGCCTGCACTATTCAGACAAGTCACGGCCAAGTCATGGCCAAGTCGTGTAATGGACAAGTCACATgcctctttggtttggccgtttgtatcatggcctctcttTGGCCGGGTAATGGCCCTTTATGGTCTAGTAATGGTCGAGCCATATATCATGGTGTTTAGACcatagtacacgaacttgtagtattgatcatgggtttatcctctctccccctcatgaccatactataaggtcgtggtgctttggGATAATTAAGCCTATTGAGTTTCcctatgtgtacatgtttcacaacgtgagatctttacgggataactctgtgccttttcaatatTCATCTTTTGCATCAAGTTCTAtactaggatggctaatcctatcatgccatatagtgtaaaatttcgtggtgttTCTCAATATGATCACCacatctcttgcctcttatcatactgatccttagcatagtataaatcagtagagatcatcggtatagtctcgaccactttctttcaaaggtcttaggcgtttttaTTCTTAAAGATCCGAAGGAACTTTGTTACATTTCTTGCccattgtttcttatttggaaaccattcattataacttcaatggaCCACATttctttgggtgtatataatgccttataggcaaatgcCTTAGTCATAGTTTCCTACTAGGCTTTCTATaccattcatgatttcttacttggttttatgccctttaggcaactctttaaaaCATTCACATGTTTAAGTAAGATCAGAcaagatttaataaacttaaaaccaattccaTATAAATCGTGAATGATCCTTAGGTTAAAGTAAACACGAatgcaatcataaagcaataagactagtCGTATCGAAATTTGGTCCTTTTGAAAATCAGATCAGTATAAGTGGTGAAGCCTTTCATTCTATAATGTTGTTACAGTATGACTTTCGACACATGGAATGTGGAATAGGACTTCTCTAGTAACTTTTTCttggttactacttcaccacaaagtctcagcatcgagactgtcttaaacaagactgaGTTGTATTCATCCATGACTTAGTAATccaagaatcttagattcttctagtcatttctagcctttggaagcaacaccgttttctggtggtaatttctatgctgtaaagcatcccaaaagtctagtggattttccatagtgatgtactgatcttttagaccttcaatgagatgatggaatactgtaccaattcattctcattgttgtccttggtgattgtatcaccaagtcccttttcgatatctgagtcacattgtcatttaaaatttaggttcacaatgtggTCATGTAGCCGCatgatatttaacaagctcggccacaaacaagtcttacgcatctatgaaaACAATCGATCATGGTGTCAATTAGGTCATACGGCCATGTTAGTGTGATACAACAATCCTAGAGATTGGTTCATGATACAATCCGGTTTATATATCAATCCGGATATAAGGCCATACGGCTTTGCCTTAGACTTTCACgattattatgtgatacaacAATCCTAAGGATTGGATCATTATGCAATCCGGTTTCTATAACCATCCGGATGCTTGGCCACATGGCTACATAGATATGCACTAAGCCAAAAGGCTTTAAGGGTACAAGGCCACGTGTGTGTGCAATGCATTAGACCTTACGGTCGTCCAATATGATTTATGACAAAACACAATGCCACACAATACATATCAAgtttaccaatttcaaggttggtaatgtttcaactagattttagaatcaatcattctagcaacctaactctcattcaaaaaccatttttaaactttcaatcttttaaaacttttattagaTCTAAGATTTCAAAACCTTTAGGAAATCAAAACGAGATTTAGGATCTTAAAACTTTCAAGTAGccgattaagggtttcaaggccttaaggatTTTGAATTTAGAGATTTAGATCTATCAATCATTCTATCAAACAATCCTAATATCTCAGATCATCaatcaataaattaatttagaaacctcaatgatcaataGATCAGATGAAGTCAAAAccgattttagggttttagggtttctaaGATTACGATTCcaaatttagggtttctttAATTCAAATCAgaaacaatcaaacaatcaaacatgttCTAGGGAATCGATTTTAATCTAGTGATTTATGATATGATCAATTCTAGGTTATATCAATTTAGGGTTTCATCAAGAACAAAGGGAGTCCATAATCATGGATTAGGAATTTAGGGTTTGTTCTTTCTAGGTTCTCAGATCACGGTATACCTCTGTTTGAagggttgaaccggaccaccaagagagaGATCAGGAACGGATGAACCTCCAAGCTGAAGTGGACGGACGTTTGCTGTCTCCACTCGGGTCGCGGAACGGATGCAGGCGCGAGCTGAGGACGATCGCGGGCCGTCTCGTGTGTGATCGCGTCTCGGATGCGAGCTGTTTCAGACGGTTTGGCGTCTGGTCACGCATGTGTGCTCTCATTGTTGCACCAATTCCTCTCAGctcatgaaacaaaacaaaggggtattagattacatgaacacCATATTCTAAACAAGGTATCATCAAATAACTGaggtatgataaacttatctttcaACATGATTTGAAATTGGCTAGAAAACTTGtaggttcggattagggttccaaagaaCTAAGTCGGCGCCGTCTgttgtttctgcgagtgtgggcgcgtctgagatcggattgACAAACGGTTTTCGCATATAGATTCGTCTTGTccagagcttcaatttgatatgtggctcgtctTCTGTTTCCTCGGGGTTGGAGAGATAAATCGATTTGAAGTTccgcctgatttagggtttatgtgtgacggattttaggttagggttttgtctcagggtctaGAAaatatcgtgctgataacgtgttgtgaacgaAGGGTTTTTAGACTGAATATTTTCGTATGTCTCTGTATATTATTActcaatcaaagtgttcccttatataggggttacaaggaataggaaaaatgaaattatccaaaacctaatacaacatgaaataggaaaatatctaaaacagaTAAATGGAAAACATCTAGATCTAAGGTCGGCCAAAGGataggccgactctctctcctcttggacacggctgtggttgggcctggtcgtggcctgatgggccagcctggtcgtggcctgatgggccatctcttcttgtcttggttaatggcaatccacaatGTTCATAACATTTAGTGATTTATCCCACATCGCTAAACTACGAATCATTCATTCTCAAAGCTTATGTATATAAAGGAAGCTCGATGGACCAAACAATTCATACCTTTCTCGGCCTTTTGGCTAAGATCAAGTGTAGTATCTGTTCTTATCAGTTTAATATCTGATATATGTGGTCCATTGGATCACACaatattaactttattttttaaggGAAAACGTCTATTTAAGATAGCTTGCTATCTAGGCTTTCAAGAGTAGCCTTTGTCTTGCACTACTGCATGGGCTGGCTCAACCTACCAACAATTAAGTTCAACATTTAGCTAAAACCTATCTGTCTCAGTTTCGGTTGATTACTAAATAAGCATTGCATATTTGGTTCCCAAAAGAATATGTTATGTGTCTGAGATGCCTATGAACTTTACTTTAAATGCTTATGTTTTCTCATGTTATGATACACTTGGAGTGCACTTTAATGATATTTGATGTTCAAGTTCTTTATATTAAGTATATGATATCTAATTCCTTCTCTATATGGAAGGTCTCAGACTCTCAGTAACTCACACATAACTagtaaaactataaatattaccattttgttttgaaataacAGATTGTAGTTTATATACTCTGCATCAGTTCCTGAACCGATGCAGATAGACACCACACaagactctctctttctcatgtGACTCTTTGGGAACACCTTTCACATCAAAGACAGTGGAATGTTTCACCACAAACTCCAAAGGAAGGAAGTAAATGAGAACTTCCCTCAGACACCCTTTGGGCGTTTTTGAGCATGATGGccaaccaaaaaaatcaaagatgaacaaattgttttgttttgcctTCTTAAACACAAATGTCTTTTTGCTTTTGTTGTTCTTTTCTTCTCCGCACATGGAGACTGAATAGTTAGATATTGAGTTGATTTTAAACTTTAATTCAACAATTTATAGCAAAATAAGTGATGTCTCAGTTATTTccccatatattttgagaaggATACAGTACTTATCTTCATCAAGATCTGTATAGCTTCTTGGTTTTAATCAAACACATACTGTATTTTCTCTAGTGTCATCTTTTTCATCAATGTAGTTTCTTAACATCTAATTAGGCATTTTTGAGTTAACTCAGGGAAGGTTCAGTGGAGTGTGGACAAGATCACCTTGGCTAAGTTCAGgccttttttgtatttattctcTTAATTAGTACAGGCCCTTTGGTTCTTGATTTTCTTTCACATCACTTGATACATATTTTCAAGGAAACAGTTAAGGTTCTTGTCTTTATCTCAGACACGCATGGCCTTCAGGTAAAGTGACATTTTCATTATTTAAGTTTCCTCATCAATAGCTCTTTGTGACTACCTCTTTTAAGTTCGATAGATAACCCCCGCTTGAAGCTAAGACAAAACTTTTATGTCTCTATTCTTCAATCCTAAAACAACAAAACGTGATGGAGCCAGATTTTTGATTATTGTCTAACCATTTTGCTGCATTATGGATCTGTGTTTCTAAAGGTGCAAGAGAGGTCACTAAGAAACCCTCAAAgactaattttattttcatgtgGAAGATGAAGTtgtgataataataataaaaaaaaaactcaacaaGACATTATATTATCAGTACTGACTGTATAGAAGAGGTGACGGTGAGCTGTTGCTGGTCCTTCTTCTTGTCTCCAAACTCTTACGTTTATTAGTCTCCATAACTTGGACATGTCTAGGAACATAAGCCAGGGATGTCTTTTTCTTGTTCATGCTACTTCTCCTGTCTGAATCACCAGAAACCATAACAGACTTATGACTCTTGCAGCTCAAGAAACCACCACTTGCACTGCTAGGTTTCAGTCTCTGTGGTGCAGTTTTAGTAGGGATCCGAGGAGGGATCTGAAGAAATTGGTTTCTTCCTAGAGGGCTTGTCGCACATTCTGACATTACAGAGAAATCAGCAGCACTTGCAGTCACTATGCTCCACTCTATGCTTACTTCGCTTGGAGCATAACATGTAGGATCACTTCCTTGCCTTGCAAGAAAAGTTTTAGGTTTCCCTGTAAGATTATCTATCTCAAATAGATCTGAGCTTGTATCACTTCCTTCACTCGTtgtgtcttcttcctctgttcttGATTCCCGTGGAGGCAATGTGAGTTTCTTCTGAGCAAGAACCCTCTTCTTCTCAACAGGAGATCCAAGCACTTCAAGAGACTTCCTCTGCACCAACTCTTCTTGTTTCTGAATGTTGATCAGATCAGAGCTTCTCTTAACCAAGATCTTATCATCGACATCTACTGAGATCCCATCAGAACACGCACATTTACACCCTAGATTCATGAGAAAACTCTTCTTATTGTTGACCACTTTTTGAATCTGACCACTATTGTTTTTCTTCTCCTGCACGGAACCGTTACAGCTATTCGCCAGTTTGTTCTGAAGCAACATGCTCTGACTATTACAGCTTGCTTCAGAGTGGACACTCGGCGCTCCAGTAGATTTCTTCTCGTTCTGCTTCAGATCATCAACGAGTCTCTCAGCTTCTGGGTTTGTTATAGACAGAACAGTAGAACTCTGGTCTGAATCCATGTCTCCGTTGAAGTACTTCTCAGCTCCGAACACACCGATCTCTGGATCTTCAAGAGcttttttcaccattttattcTCATCTCTAAACTCCTGATCATCCTTTGGATTGATGTTGCTGTTTAGGGTTTTGCAGGGTTCGATGACCTTCTTGGTTGTGACAACAGCTTCTTCCTTGCTTCTCAAGCAAGAAGAatcagaagaaaaagaagagacaGGGACATTGAGACTGGTATTGCTGTTGTTCTTGGTGAAATCAAAAGATATTTTTggtgttgaagaagaagatgatgttaaGGAcaccatttttattttgttcttctTGTTTCTTCCTTGTTTGTGAATAAGATCAGGGTATAAATAAAGAATCAAGACACTGTGTTGAAAGCTGTTTTTTCTGAAGCTTACGTGTTCCGATCACTGTGGTTCCACTTTAAGTATAGGCCAGTTGTTGTTTGTGTGAATTGAAAATTACTATGTATTTATCTTTGATAAATGTTTGTCAATTATACTAATGAAGGATAATGTTATCACGTGACGAGAAAATGAATGATAATTATCATAATTAATTCGAAAATTACTAATTAGTTGGATCCTCGATttagatctctttttttttgaacaaccctCGCTTTAGATCTCTAAAATGGTGTTTTATTCTTACTTTTATTTTGCCGGTTTCAGAAAGCTTTATTCGTTTGATTTTCATGTTTTGTTCTTACCCTTTCAAACACTATTATACGTTTTGAAGATTCCGAATTCaaagtttaaataaaagtaTTTGCGAATTGCgaccatatatatttttaggatTGTCTTACAATATCtttgtatataaaacatcattttaaCGTTTACATCAACATATATTTACATTGGATAGAACCTTTAAATTCAGTCCACTATTTGAACCAATCAAAGTGACacctaaattattaattaaaaaacattaaattaaattaaaaatagttacaaaaaataaaaacgctaattttaacgaagctaacgcttccagctaagccctaaatcttaaattctaaaccctacatcctaaattctaaacccaaatccaaactcctaaacccaaaccctataccctaaaccctaatcctagaccctaaacccaaattatataccctaaacccaaaaactagactataaacctaaactctatattctaaacccaagtcctagaccctaaacccaaaccgtaaactttaaatccaaattatataccctaaacccaagtcttatatagaccctaaacccaaaccgtaaaccttaaacccaaattatataccctaaacccaaaaccttaaccataagtccaaacggtaaatcctaaacccaaaccgtaaatcctaaacccaaaacctataccctaaacccaaatcctagacctaaaacccaaacggtaaatcctaaacccaaaccccaaacttagatgatatagggtttggattaaggtttacagtttgggtttagagtctaagacttgagtttagggtatagagtttaggtttatagtctatttttgggtttagggtctaggattagggtttaggatatagggtttgggtttagggtatagggttttaggtttatagtctatttttgggtttaaagtatataatttgggtttaggatttagggtatagggtttagaatttaagatttagggtttaggatttcactggaagcgttagcgtcgttaaaattagcgtttttattttttgtagctattttttatttaatttaatattttttaattaataatctatgtgttaCTTTGATTAGTGACAAAGGGTAgatgaatttaaaggttcacccccTTCATTTACATTCTAAGAAGAAAGATATATTCATTCATGTCGACTAGTAGTCGTGCGTAATGGATCTAAAACGCATGATAACTATAAATATCATAATTAAGGAGTAAGCCTGCATGATAACTACGACATCACAGTTAACAAACATAACacatgattattttatgcatCTCTTAGCTTTAATATAACTAAGTCTTTTACAGAATGCTCGATGATGATTCTCTTAATTAGTTACAAATCAACAATATTATGCTCTAAACTCTTAATGACCAAAATTTAGATAACCATTCACACAGATAAAAGGGCCCCCAGATAAAATATGTCATATATGCAACTAGGCTTGCATAACATTATAGAGTATTTACATCAAAGTAAACGTTCCAGAGCCGTTTTTTAGCACGTGCACGTGAGCGGCTGAACAGGGTCCAAAACTTTAGAGGggccatattttttttttgttttaataatagttttaaatctaaaaatcagataactatatttgagtttaatttttgtatttactaaccaataatatatattacaaatttgattttgtttacaTAACCAACAAAAATGCAATAAGTCAGGAAGTAATTAACatttatatcaattatatattttggaaagtATAAAATAGTTGCCGGTGTTTGTTTTAATATTCAATGTAAATTTAGAAAGTTAATATTCTAATTTGATTATGT
This genomic stretch from Brassica napus cultivar Da-Ae chromosome C9, Da-Ae, whole genome shotgun sequence harbors:
- the LOC106417785 gene encoding protein PHYTOCHROME KINASE SUBSTRATE 1, whose translation is MVSLTSSSSSTPKISFDFTKNNSNTSLNVPVSSFSSDSSCLRSKEEAVVTTKKVIEPCKTLNSNINPKDDQEFRDENKMVKKALEDPEIGVFGAEKYFNGDMDSDQSSTVLSITNPEAERLVDDLKQNEKKSTGAPSVHSEASCNSQSMLLQNKLANSCNGSVQEKKNNSGQIQKVVNNKKSFLMNLGCKCACSDGISVDVDDKILVKRSSDLINIQKQEELVQRKSLEVLGSPVEKKRVLAQKKLTLPPRESRTEEEDTTSEGSDTSSDLFEIDNLTGKPKTFLARQGSDPTCYAPSEVSIEWSIVTASAADFSVMSECATSPLGRNQFLQIPPRIPTKTAPQRLKPSSASGGFLSCKSHKSVMVSGDSDRRSSMNKKKTSLAYVPRHVQVMETNKRKSLETRRRTSNSSPSPLLYSQY